From a region of the Cyprinus carpio isolate SPL01 chromosome A18, ASM1834038v1, whole genome shotgun sequence genome:
- the LOC109063295 gene encoding 40S ribosomal protein S3, whose translation MAVQISKKRKFVSDGIFKAELNEFLTRELAEDGYSGVEVRVTPTRTEIIILATRTQNVLGEKGRRIRELTAVVQKRFGFPEGSVELYAEKVATRGLCAIAQAESLRYKLLGGLAVRRACYGVLRFIMESGAKGCEVVVSGKLRGQRAKSMKFVDGLMIHSGDPVNYYVDTAVRHVLLRQGVLGIKVKIMLPWDPSGKIGPKKPLPDHVSIVEPKDEVLPTTPVSEQKGAKPEVPVMPQGAPVPTP comes from the exons ATGGCGGTGCAAATCTCTAAGAAGAGAAAG tttgtGTCAGATGGCATCTTCAAAGCCGAGCTGAACGAGTTTCTGACCCGAGAGCTGGCCGAGGATGGCTACTCCGGAGTGGAGGTCCGTGTCACCCCAACAAGAACAGAAATCATCATCCTGGCCACCAG GACCCAGAACGTTCTGGGAGAGAAAGGCCGGCGCATTCGTGAGCTGACTGCCGTCGTTCAGAAACGATTCGGGTTCCCTGAAGGCAGTGTGGAG CTGTACGCTGAGAAGGTCGCCACCCGCGGTCTCTGCGCCATCGCTCAGGCGGAGTCTCTGCGCTACAAGCTGCTCGGAGGACTGGCTGTCCGTAG GGCCTGCTACGGTGTTCTGCGCTTCATCATGGAGAGCGGGGCCAAGGGTTGTGAGGTGGTGGTTTCTGGTAAACTGAGAGGTCAGAGAGCCAAATCCATGAAGTTCGTGGACGGCCTGATGATCCACAGCGGAGACCCCGTTAACTACTACGTCGACACTGCTGTCCGCCACGTACTGCTCCGACAGG GTGTGCTTGGAATCAAGGTGAAAATCATGCTTCCCTGGGATCCCAGCGGCAAGATCGGCCCCAAGAAGCCCCTGCCTGACCACGTCAGCATCGTGGAGCCCAAAGATGAGGTCCTGCCCACCACCCCGGTGTCCGAACAGAAGGGGGCCAAGCCCGAGGTCCCAGTCATGCCACAGGGAGCCCCAGTGCCAACCCCATAA